The following coding sequences lie in one Synechococcus sp. CC9902 genomic window:
- the folP gene encoding dihydropteroate synthase produces MVSRALPTTTSLNSANWPLAWRERTAVMGVINITPDSFSDGGRFLATDRAVEEAQRQLKLGADVLDLGAQSTRPGADEVGAEEECRRLLPALTAIRRQCPEALISVDTFLAPVASAALDAGANWVNDVSGGRRDPQLLGVVAQAQCPVVLMHSRGDSKTMDQLTDYKNITSEVRSGLQKCTEEALRAGVQPSQIIWDPGLGFAKSHEQNLQLLRELEQLNQDGFPLLIGPSRKRFIGEVLNEPRPKARLWGTAAVACRCAQAKAAIVRVHDVGAIAQTLRMASALW; encoded by the coding sequence ATGGTTTCGCGCGCATTGCCAACTACAACGTCGCTTAATTCCGCGAACTGGCCGCTGGCCTGGCGGGAACGGACCGCTGTGATGGGGGTGATCAACATCACCCCGGATTCCTTCAGCGACGGTGGTCGATTTTTAGCGACGGATCGCGCCGTTGAGGAAGCGCAGAGACAACTCAAGCTGGGAGCCGATGTTCTCGACCTCGGGGCGCAAAGCACGAGACCCGGGGCGGACGAAGTTGGTGCCGAGGAAGAATGTCGACGTCTTCTTCCCGCGCTGACCGCAATTCGGCGTCAGTGTCCTGAGGCGCTGATCTCCGTGGATACATTTTTGGCACCCGTCGCATCAGCAGCCCTGGATGCGGGGGCGAACTGGGTGAACGATGTCAGCGGAGGGCGTCGGGATCCTCAACTCCTCGGGGTGGTGGCTCAAGCCCAATGTCCGGTTGTTTTGATGCACAGCCGCGGCGACAGCAAGACCATGGATCAACTCACCGACTACAAGAACATCACCTCCGAGGTGCGGTCGGGGTTGCAGAAGTGCACCGAGGAGGCGCTTCGGGCGGGAGTCCAGCCATCGCAAATCATCTGGGATCCAGGCCTGGGTTTTGCCAAATCCCATGAGCAGAACCTGCAGTTGCTGCGTGAGCTCGAACAGCTCAATCAAGACGGCTTCCCGCTGCTAATCGGCCCATCCCGCAAACGCTTTATTGGTGAGGTGCTTAACGAGCCGCGACCGAAAGCCCGTCTATGGGGAACAGCTGCGGTGGCCTGCCGCTGCGCTCAGGCCAAAGCGGCCATCGTTCGTGTCCACGATGTGGGTGCAATCGCCCAGACGCTGCGCATGGCCTCTGCACTTTGGTGA
- the tpiA gene encoding triose-phosphate isomerase — translation MRRPVIAGNWKMHMTCAQAREFMAAFLPLVADMPNDRDLVLAPPFTALSSMADLCKDSPIALSSQNVHWEGSGAFTGEISPSMLKEHGVTYTIVGHSEPRKYFSESDEQINHRARSSQANGLIPIVCVGETDEQRERGEAERVIRRQIEQGLEGLDADLLVVAYEPIWAIGTGKTCEAAEANRICGLIRSWVGSPDLVIQYGGSVKGGNIDELMGMSDIDGVLVGGASLQPDGFARIANYNVA, via the coding sequence GTGCGCAGACCGGTGATCGCTGGCAACTGGAAGATGCACATGACCTGTGCCCAGGCCAGGGAGTTCATGGCTGCCTTCCTACCGCTCGTAGCGGACATGCCCAACGACCGTGATCTGGTGCTGGCTCCTCCGTTCACAGCCCTCTCATCCATGGCTGATCTCTGCAAGGACAGTCCTATTGCCCTTTCCAGTCAGAACGTGCACTGGGAGGGATCAGGTGCCTTCACCGGCGAAATCTCTCCATCCATGCTTAAGGAGCATGGAGTGACCTACACAATCGTTGGACACAGCGAACCGCGAAAATATTTCAGTGAAAGCGACGAGCAAATCAATCACCGCGCCCGTTCATCCCAGGCCAATGGGCTGATTCCAATCGTCTGCGTGGGGGAGACGGACGAGCAACGGGAGCGTGGTGAAGCAGAACGCGTGATTCGCAGGCAAATCGAGCAGGGGCTGGAAGGACTCGACGCCGACCTACTCGTGGTGGCCTATGAGCCGATCTGGGCCATTGGCACTGGAAAAACCTGCGAAGCGGCAGAAGCCAATCGCATATGCGGCTTGATCCGCAGCTGGGTGGGGTCCCCAGATCTCGTCATTCAGTACGGCGGTTCAGTGAAGGGAGGCAACATCGATGAACTCATGGGAATGAGTGATATTGATGGCGTTCTGGTGGGTGGCGCATCACTTCAACCCGATGGTTTCGCGCGCATTGCCAACTACAACGTCGCTTAA
- a CDS encoding RNA-binding S4 domain-containing protein produces MKLDQFLKWKGWVSTGGEAKQRIQMGEVTVNGAVEIRRGRQLSAGDRVVLAGEESVMEG; encoded by the coding sequence ATGAAGCTGGATCAGTTCCTCAAATGGAAAGGCTGGGTCTCCACCGGAGGAGAGGCCAAGCAACGCATCCAGATGGGTGAAGTGACGGTGAATGGTGCGGTTGAAATCCGTCGAGGACGTCAGCTATCGGCAGGGGATCGGGTTGTGCTTGCTGGCGAGGAGTCCGTCATGGAGGGTTAA
- a CDS encoding ABC transporter ATP-binding protein, protein MLTPSQAGFRRLLPLLLPHLRQLTWGGLCMLVFVSSQLVLMKLMGRLLPDVGSGDLNRILPVIGLVLVVFAIQKIAQFGQDSLLAGPALQVSQSLRRDLFQRLQRVQLGALEKMSSGDLTYRLTEDADRVSEVIYKTLHDSIPSALQLVAVLGYMLLLDWKLTVAILLLAPFVAWLISVFGARVMVATERSQKKVSELAGLLGEAIEGLPLVRAFAAEPWLERRFEDEIDQHRLARYNTYRLVALQHPVVGIIEVLGFATVLVLAAIRINSGDLEIPGLITYLTGLVLLIDPIAHVTANYNEFQQGQSSLRRLREIEQEPSEPADPVPALPLGRLRGDLSFSQVQFSYIPGQPVLQNFNLSVHAGQVVALVGPSGAGKTTVFSLLLRFNCVDQGQLLFDGKDLSRVSARDLRQQVALVPQRSSVFSGTIADAIRFGRDCTQEELQQSAKLANAHDFIVRLPDGYDTRLQERGTNVSGGQLQRIAIARAVLGNPAVMLLDEATSALDAEAEAAVQLGLKQAMADRTVLVIAHRLATVQEADQIVLMERGSIVDVGTHDALMQRGGRYRELCEKQFIRDLQTG, encoded by the coding sequence ATGCTGACTCCCTCTCAAGCTGGCTTTCGGCGATTGCTGCCGCTGTTGCTTCCCCATTTGCGTCAGTTGACCTGGGGAGGGCTCTGCATGCTGGTGTTCGTCAGCAGCCAATTGGTGTTGATGAAATTGATGGGTCGCCTTCTCCCCGATGTGGGATCTGGCGATTTGAACCGAATTTTGCCAGTGATCGGCTTGGTTCTTGTGGTGTTTGCGATTCAAAAAATCGCCCAATTTGGGCAAGACTCGCTGTTGGCAGGTCCGGCCTTGCAGGTCAGCCAGTCCCTTCGACGAGACTTGTTTCAGCGGTTGCAGAGGGTCCAGCTTGGTGCGCTGGAAAAGATGTCGTCTGGCGATCTCACCTATCGACTTACGGAGGATGCCGACCGGGTGAGTGAGGTGATCTACAAGACCCTTCACGACAGCATTCCAAGTGCTTTGCAGCTGGTGGCAGTGTTGGGTTACATGCTTTTGTTGGATTGGAAATTAACCGTTGCGATCCTGCTCCTCGCACCCTTCGTTGCCTGGCTGATCAGCGTGTTTGGGGCGAGGGTGATGGTTGCCACAGAACGCAGTCAGAAAAAAGTCAGCGAACTGGCCGGATTGCTTGGCGAAGCGATCGAGGGATTGCCATTGGTGCGGGCTTTTGCAGCTGAGCCTTGGCTTGAACGTCGTTTTGAAGATGAGATTGACCAGCATCGATTGGCTCGATACAACACCTATCGCCTCGTGGCGTTGCAACATCCGGTGGTGGGCATCATCGAGGTGCTCGGATTTGCCACGGTGTTGGTGTTGGCAGCCATCAGAATTAACAGTGGTGATCTCGAAATCCCAGGGCTGATTACCTACCTCACCGGCTTGGTACTGCTGATTGATCCAATTGCCCATGTCACCGCTAACTACAACGAATTTCAGCAAGGCCAGTCGTCGTTAAGGCGCTTACGGGAAATCGAACAGGAACCCTCCGAACCTGCTGATCCAGTTCCGGCGTTGCCGTTAGGTCGACTGCGTGGAGACCTCAGCTTTAGCCAAGTTCAGTTCTCGTACATTCCGGGTCAACCCGTTCTTCAAAACTTCAACCTTTCCGTTCATGCCGGACAGGTGGTGGCTTTGGTGGGCCCTTCCGGTGCCGGCAAAACCACAGTCTTTTCGTTGTTGCTTCGCTTCAACTGCGTTGATCAGGGGCAGCTTTTGTTTGATGGCAAGGATTTAAGTCGCGTCAGTGCCCGCGACTTGCGCCAACAGGTGGCGCTTGTTCCTCAACGCAGCAGCGTGTTTTCGGGAACCATTGCAGACGCGATTCGATTTGGTCGGGATTGCACCCAAGAGGAGCTTCAACAGTCCGCCAAACTCGCCAACGCCCACGACTTCATTGTTCGACTTCCTGACGGCTACGACACCCGTCTTCAAGAGCGGGGAACGAATGTGTCGGGTGGACAGCTCCAGCGCATCGCGATCGCAAGAGCCGTTCTTGGTAACCCCGCTGTGATGTTGTTGGATGAGGCCACGAGTGCGCTTGATGCTGAGGCGGAGGCCGCTGTTCAGTTGGGCTTAAAACAGGCGATGGCAGATCGCACGGTTCTTGTGATTGCTCACCGGCTTGCCACGGTTCAGGAAGCTGATCAAATCGTTTTAATGGAGCGTGGATCGATCGTTGATGTTGGAACCCACGACGCCTTGATGCAGCGCGGCGGTCGCTATCGAGAGCTTTGTGAGAAGCAGTTCATTCGTGATCTGCAGACTGGCTAA
- a CDS encoding DUF6447 family protein, whose protein sequence is MTDSASNNPVLTFEGKRYDLNTLPDELKELVRGMQVADAQLRMHEDTLKVLAVGRQSLASQLNERLKSVTPMPEA, encoded by the coding sequence ATGACTGACTCAGCGTCCAACAATCCCGTCTTGACCTTTGAAGGCAAGCGCTACGACCTCAATACTCTTCCCGATGAGTTGAAAGAACTTGTTCGTGGAATGCAGGTGGCTGATGCTCAACTCCGTATGCACGAAGACACTTTGAAAGTGTTGGCAGTTGGTCGCCAAAGCTTGGCGTCGCAACTTAATGAACGCTTGAAATCTGTGACGCCGATGCCCGAAGCATAA
- a CDS encoding alanine/glycine:cation symporter family protein yields the protein MENFNASLEAFNAPVNSLVWGWPTVGLIAVTGIFLMVGLRFMPLQRLVYGVRMVLLPSKDGSEGEITPFQALMTSLSATIGTGNIAGVAGAIAVGGPGAVFWMWIIAIFGIATKYAEAVLAVKFRETDGSGNHVGGPMYYIRNGLGSQWSWLASLFALFGMLAGFGIGNGVQAFEVSSALETAGIPRLITGVVLGASVFAVVIGGIRRIAKAASTLVPLMSILYIGACLVLLILNASEVPSAFGTIFGNAFSGEAAAGGAFGQVVLMGFKRGIFSNEAGLGSAPIAHAAARTDDPVRQGTVAMLGTFIDTLVICTMTALVIITSQANTLLDEAGNRLSGANLSIAAFNQGLPGSGFVVTIGLVVFAFTTILGWSFYGERCTSYLFGDRAILPFRLLWVAMVVFASIAGTSGALWGVADTLNGLMALPNLIALLLLSGTVFKLTRNYQFTPHQSETD from the coding sequence ATGGAGAACTTCAATGCGTCGTTGGAAGCCTTCAACGCTCCGGTCAACAGTCTGGTGTGGGGTTGGCCAACGGTTGGATTAATCGCCGTAACCGGCATCTTTTTGATGGTCGGTCTGCGGTTCATGCCACTGCAGCGCCTTGTTTACGGCGTGCGGATGGTTCTGCTCCCATCAAAGGATGGCAGCGAAGGAGAGATCACTCCTTTTCAAGCGTTGATGACCTCGCTTTCAGCCACCATCGGAACCGGCAACATTGCAGGTGTGGCTGGAGCCATTGCCGTTGGCGGACCTGGGGCGGTGTTCTGGATGTGGATCATTGCCATCTTTGGCATTGCCACGAAATACGCCGAAGCCGTTCTGGCGGTGAAATTTCGCGAAACAGATGGATCGGGTAACCACGTTGGAGGCCCGATGTATTACATCCGCAATGGCCTCGGTTCCCAATGGAGCTGGCTCGCGAGCCTGTTCGCTTTGTTCGGAATGTTGGCCGGCTTCGGCATTGGAAATGGTGTTCAGGCCTTCGAAGTGTCGTCAGCACTCGAGACCGCTGGAATTCCAAGGCTGATCACCGGCGTCGTTCTGGGAGCCTCTGTCTTTGCAGTTGTGATCGGCGGCATTCGGCGCATCGCAAAGGCCGCCTCCACGTTGGTGCCGTTGATGTCGATTCTCTACATCGGGGCATGTTTGGTGCTGCTGATCTTGAACGCCTCAGAAGTTCCCAGTGCGTTTGGAACCATCTTTGGCAATGCATTCAGCGGAGAAGCTGCGGCAGGTGGTGCTTTTGGTCAAGTGGTTCTGATGGGTTTCAAGCGAGGCATCTTCTCCAATGAAGCGGGTCTTGGCAGCGCTCCGATCGCCCATGCGGCCGCTCGAACAGATGATCCAGTTCGACAGGGCACCGTTGCGATGCTCGGCACGTTTATCGACACCCTGGTGATTTGCACGATGACTGCACTGGTGATCATTACGAGCCAAGCCAATACTCTTCTCGATGAAGCTGGAAATCGTCTAAGCGGAGCTAATTTATCGATAGCTGCCTTCAATCAAGGGCTTCCCGGAAGTGGTTTTGTCGTAACAATCGGATTGGTTGTGTTCGCTTTTACGACAATATTAGGCTGGAGTTTTTATGGAGAACGGTGCACAAGTTATTTATTTGGTGATCGTGCAATTTTGCCCTTCAGACTTCTGTGGGTCGCCATGGTTGTTTTCGCATCGATTGCTGGCACCAGTGGAGCACTTTGGGGTGTCGCCGACACTTTGAATGGATTAATGGCCTTGCCAAACTTGATCGCCCTACTTCTACTTTCAGGAACTGTATTCAAGCTCACGCGAAACTATCAATTCACACCCCATCAATCAGAAACTGATTAG
- a CDS encoding DUF3386 domain-containing protein, with translation MTASSTSVKPGSDLRDTFRKAYENRYTWTPGFSGYRGRCLWTQGDQTVTGTFEIGADLKAKVEGIDNEEILKAVHSQLWEVAIHRVRRSFEQTHSDNTFTAGETDAVGTEVIVGGKGEGDRYRLKDDVVTMVHRHIHGTVVTIFTTEVTHTGAGYLSHTYTSQYSDPATGALRGGKSSFKDTFTPLNDGGPWVLQERVIETEAHGDTPAGCQTFRFEGLEAL, from the coding sequence GTGACAGCCAGCTCTACCTCCGTCAAGCCAGGATCCGATCTACGCGACACCTTCCGGAAAGCCTACGAAAATCGCTACACCTGGACACCCGGTTTTTCCGGATATCGCGGGCGCTGCCTTTGGACTCAAGGCGATCAAACCGTGACTGGCACGTTTGAAATTGGTGCCGACCTCAAGGCCAAGGTGGAGGGCATCGACAACGAGGAGATTTTGAAAGCTGTTCATTCACAGCTCTGGGAAGTCGCCATTCATCGCGTCCGCAGAAGCTTCGAACAAACCCACAGCGACAACACATTTACCGCTGGAGAAACGGACGCCGTCGGCACTGAAGTGATCGTGGGCGGTAAAGGTGAAGGAGACCGTTACCGACTCAAAGACGACGTTGTGACGATGGTTCATCGCCACATCCATGGAACCGTTGTCACCATCTTCACCACCGAGGTCACCCACACCGGTGCCGGCTATCTGAGCCACACCTACACAAGCCAATATTCCGATCCAGCTACTGGTGCCTTGCGTGGCGGGAAAAGCAGTTTTAAAGACACCTTCACCCCCCTCAACGATGGCGGTCCTTGGGTCCTGCAAGAGCGGGTGATCGAAACCGAAGCGCATGGCGACACACCCGCCGGATGCCAAACCTTTCGCTTTGAAGGTCTCGAGGCTCTTTAA
- the carB gene encoding carbamoyl-phosphate synthase large subunit: MPRRTDLRRILLVGSGPIVIGQACEFDYSGTQACKALRAEGFEVVLVNSNPASIMTDPGMADRTYIEPLTPEVVTQVIEKERPDALLPTMGGQTALNLAVTLAENGTLDRFGVELIGADLQAIQKAEDRLLFKQAMERIGVSVCPSGIASTLEEADAVGAEISSFPRIIRPAFTLGGSGGGIAYNPEEFAAICKSGLEASPVSQILIEQSLLGWKEFELEVMRDLADNVVIVCSIENLDPMGVHTGDSITVAPAQTLTDREYQRLRDQSIAIIREIGVATGGSNIQFAINPDNGDVVVIEMNPRVSRSSALASKATGFPIAKIAARLAVGYTLDEILNDITGQTPACFEPTIDYVVTKIPRFAFEKFKGSPAVLTTSMKSVGEAMAIGRCFEESFQKAMRSLETGFSGWGGDRDEPNLSDSEIDRLLRTPSPERILTVRTAMVNGRSDADIHRISNIDPWFLAKLRRIVDAESTLMRGRQLDELDASTLLEIKQLGFSDRQIAWCTGTDELSVRSHRHKLDVRAVFKTVDTCAAEFASTTPYHYSTYERPLQKLQADGTLITLPSATEVSRNSDQRKMMILGGGPNRIGQGIEFDYCCCHASFSAQEQGITTVMVNSNPETVSTDYDTSDSLYFEPLTLEDVLNVIEAERPNGVVVQFGGQTPLKLAIPLLRWLNSPDGQVTGTEIWGTSPESIDRAEDREQFEAILRELDIRQPRNGLARSEEEARSIATVVGYPVVVRPSYVLGGRAMEVVFDEQELNRYMREAVQVEPDHPVLIDQYLENAVEVDVDALSDQDGNVVIGGLMEHIEPAGIHSGDSACCLPTVSLGESALHTIREWSKALAISLKVKGLINLQFAVQRDSDGEEVVFIIEANPRASRTVPFVAKATGKPLARLATRLMAGESLVDVGLTEEPQPPLQAIKEAVLPFRRFPGADTVLGPEMRSTGEVMGSATSFGMAYAKAELGAGEALPTQGTVFLSTHDRDKSSLVPVAARLIELGFELMATAGTAHTLGQASLRVQTVLKVHEGRPNIEDLIRSNQVQLVINTPIGRQAAHDDKYLRRAALDYAVPTVTTLAGARAAVEAIAAMQSEPTLSIYALQDVHATC, from the coding sequence ATGCCACGGCGGACCGATCTGCGTCGCATCCTCCTGGTGGGATCTGGTCCGATCGTGATCGGCCAGGCCTGTGAGTTTGATTACTCCGGAACCCAGGCCTGCAAAGCCCTTAGGGCAGAAGGCTTTGAGGTGGTGTTGGTGAATTCCAACCCCGCATCGATCATGACCGACCCCGGCATGGCGGATCGGACCTACATCGAACCACTCACCCCTGAAGTGGTGACGCAGGTCATTGAGAAAGAACGTCCTGATGCCCTCTTGCCCACGATGGGGGGGCAAACAGCTCTCAACCTCGCAGTCACCCTGGCCGAAAACGGAACGTTGGATCGTTTCGGGGTGGAGCTCATCGGTGCCGACTTACAGGCAATTCAGAAGGCCGAGGATCGGCTGCTGTTTAAGCAAGCGATGGAACGAATTGGGGTAAGTGTGTGCCCATCGGGCATCGCTTCCACCCTGGAGGAAGCAGATGCCGTTGGCGCAGAGATCAGCAGCTTTCCTCGCATCATTCGACCGGCATTCACCCTTGGGGGAAGTGGTGGTGGCATTGCTTACAACCCGGAGGAATTTGCCGCCATTTGCAAAAGCGGGCTGGAAGCGAGTCCTGTTTCCCAAATATTGATTGAGCAATCACTGCTCGGATGGAAAGAATTTGAACTCGAGGTGATGCGTGATCTGGCGGACAACGTCGTGATCGTCTGCAGCATCGAAAACCTCGACCCGATGGGGGTACATACCGGGGATTCGATCACTGTTGCTCCAGCGCAAACCCTCACCGATCGGGAATACCAGCGACTTCGCGATCAATCCATCGCCATCATTCGTGAAATCGGCGTTGCTACGGGAGGCAGCAACATTCAGTTCGCCATCAACCCCGACAACGGCGATGTGGTGGTGATCGAAATGAACCCGAGGGTGAGTCGATCGTCTGCACTTGCCAGCAAAGCAACAGGGTTCCCCATCGCGAAAATTGCTGCTCGCCTTGCCGTTGGATACACCCTCGACGAAATTCTCAACGACATCACAGGCCAAACACCGGCTTGCTTTGAACCCACGATCGATTACGTCGTCACAAAGATTCCTCGCTTTGCCTTTGAAAAGTTCAAAGGCAGTCCGGCGGTTCTCACCACATCGATGAAATCGGTCGGTGAAGCCATGGCCATCGGTCGCTGCTTCGAAGAATCGTTCCAAAAAGCAATGCGATCGCTGGAAACCGGCTTTTCAGGATGGGGAGGGGACAGGGACGAGCCAAATCTCAGCGACAGCGAAATTGATCGCCTTCTACGAACACCATCACCGGAGCGCATCCTCACGGTTCGCACAGCGATGGTGAACGGCCGAAGCGATGCCGACATCCATCGGATCAGCAATATCGACCCTTGGTTCTTGGCGAAGCTCCGTCGCATCGTTGACGCGGAATCAACATTGATGCGGGGGCGTCAGCTGGATGAGCTCGATGCCTCGACCCTTTTAGAAATCAAGCAACTTGGTTTTTCCGATCGTCAGATTGCCTGGTGCACGGGAACCGACGAACTCAGCGTGCGCTCTCATCGACACAAGCTTGATGTGCGAGCCGTGTTTAAAACCGTGGATACCTGTGCAGCGGAATTTGCATCCACCACGCCCTATCACTACTCCACGTACGAACGGCCGCTCCAAAAACTGCAAGCCGATGGAACTCTGATCACCCTGCCAAGTGCGACGGAAGTTAGCCGCAATAGCGACCAGCGAAAAATGATGATCCTGGGCGGGGGTCCGAATCGCATCGGTCAGGGCATTGAATTTGATTACTGCTGCTGCCATGCCTCCTTCTCAGCCCAAGAACAAGGCATCACCACCGTGATGGTGAACAGCAACCCCGAGACGGTTTCCACCGATTACGACACAAGCGACAGTCTTTATTTCGAGCCACTCACGCTTGAAGACGTGCTGAACGTAATTGAAGCGGAACGTCCGAACGGCGTTGTTGTGCAATTTGGCGGGCAAACGCCGCTGAAACTCGCCATTCCATTGCTGCGCTGGCTCAACAGCCCGGACGGACAAGTCACCGGAACAGAAATTTGGGGTACATCCCCTGAATCGATCGATCGCGCTGAAGATCGTGAGCAATTTGAAGCAATCCTTCGAGAACTGGACATCCGTCAACCGCGCAATGGTTTGGCCCGCAGTGAAGAGGAAGCACGATCGATTGCCACTGTTGTGGGTTACCCCGTTGTGGTGAGGCCCTCCTATGTGCTCGGCGGACGAGCCATGGAAGTGGTGTTCGACGAACAAGAACTCAATCGCTACATGCGCGAAGCGGTACAGGTCGAACCGGATCATCCGGTGTTGATTGACCAGTACCTCGAGAATGCTGTTGAAGTGGATGTGGATGCGTTATCGGATCAGGACGGCAACGTCGTGATTGGAGGTTTGATGGAGCATATCGAGCCTGCGGGAATTCATTCCGGAGACTCCGCCTGCTGCCTGCCAACCGTCTCGCTCGGTGAATCCGCACTGCACACGATTCGGGAATGGAGCAAAGCGTTAGCTATCTCCCTCAAGGTGAAGGGATTAATCAACCTCCAATTCGCTGTGCAGCGCGACAGCGACGGTGAGGAAGTTGTCTTCATCATCGAAGCAAATCCCCGCGCCTCTCGCACGGTGCCTTTCGTCGCGAAAGCCACTGGGAAGCCCCTGGCTCGTTTAGCTACACGGTTAATGGCGGGCGAATCCCTTGTGGATGTGGGGCTAACAGAGGAACCCCAACCGCCTCTGCAAGCCATAAAAGAAGCAGTACTTCCCTTCCGACGCTTCCCTGGAGCCGACACGGTGCTTGGACCGGAAATGCGATCCACCGGTGAAGTGATGGGTTCAGCCACAAGTTTTGGAATGGCGTATGCCAAAGCCGAGCTGGGGGCTGGCGAAGCCCTCCCCACCCAAGGAACAGTCTTCCTGTCGACCCATGACCGGGACAAATCGTCTCTTGTACCCGTGGCCGCTCGTTTGATCGAGCTGGGTTTTGAACTGATGGCAACCGCTGGAACAGCCCATACCCTCGGACAAGCCTCCCTAAGGGTGCAAACGGTTCTCAAAGTGCATGAAGGCCGTCCAAACATCGAAGATTTGATTCGTTCCAATCAGGTTCAGCTCGTCATCAACACACCGATCGGTCGCCAAGCTGCTCACGACGACAAATACTTACGTCGTGCAGCCCTTGATTACGCCGTACCAACCGTGACAACCCTCGCTGGCGCCCGCGCCGCTGTGGAAGCGATCGCTGCCATGCAAAGCGAACCCACTCTCAGCATCTATGCCCTGCAAGACGTTCACGCGACGTGCTGA
- a CDS encoding DUF3318 domain-containing protein — MSELQRLKGLLPPEMQNWVFVESAASVDPPLITLEEIGRDEVEIQVDLDQWDGLALDHRNLLFWHEVGRIQNDTIPRDGWEMAALAIGLGGAIGELWVQDGLLLMMALGLSGFAGYRLYLKNNSEKRLQDAITADERAIDLACRFGYSVPNAYRSLGGALKDLVDKTRKKRRRSFYEDRLEALRKSASKARAEMAQQEGSRTSVTSENVYG; from the coding sequence ATGAGTGAGCTTCAGCGCCTCAAGGGGCTGCTGCCACCTGAAATGCAGAACTGGGTGTTCGTGGAATCGGCGGCGTCCGTCGATCCCCCGTTGATCACGCTTGAAGAAATTGGACGCGATGAGGTGGAAATCCAAGTGGATCTCGACCAATGGGATGGCTTGGCCTTAGACCATCGCAACCTTCTGTTCTGGCACGAGGTTGGTCGGATTCAAAACGACACAATCCCTCGGGATGGCTGGGAAATGGCGGCCCTAGCGATTGGCCTTGGTGGCGCCATCGGTGAGCTTTGGGTGCAGGACGGCCTTCTTTTAATGATGGCGTTAGGCCTATCCGGTTTTGCCGGCTATCGCCTGTACTTAAAGAACAACTCCGAAAAGCGTCTCCAGGACGCGATCACCGCGGATGAGCGTGCGATCGACCTGGCTTGTCGGTTTGGGTACAGCGTTCCAAATGCTTACCGCAGCCTTGGCGGTGCCCTGAAGGATCTTGTGGACAAAACCCGTAAAAAGCGTCGCCGTAGCTTTTACGAAGATCGCTTAGAGGCCTTGCGGAAAAGTGCCAGCAAAGCCCGCGCCGAGATGGCGCAGCAGGAAGGATCCCGTACATCAGTCACCAGTGAGAATGTTTATGGATAG
- the rsfS gene encoding ribosome silencing factor, translated as MDSEQLAELAADACDDRKAVDIRLIRVDEVSSLADWMVIAGGQSDVQVRAIAQSVEDRLEIDAARLPLRKEGLNEGCWALLDYGELIVHVLMPEQRRYYDLEAFWSHGESRSFLASTPAES; from the coding sequence ATGGATAGTGAGCAGTTGGCAGAACTCGCAGCCGATGCATGCGATGACCGGAAAGCTGTTGATATTCGTTTAATCCGGGTGGATGAAGTGTCGAGCTTGGCCGATTGGATGGTGATTGCTGGTGGTCAATCAGACGTTCAGGTGCGAGCCATCGCGCAATCGGTCGAAGACCGCTTGGAAATCGATGCAGCTCGTTTGCCCCTCCGCAAGGAAGGCTTAAACGAGGGGTGTTGGGCGCTCTTGGATTACGGCGAACTGATTGTTCATGTGTTGATGCCAGAGCAGCGTCGCTACTACGACCTAGAGGCGTTTTGGAGTCACGGTGAAAGCCGTTCATTCCTAGCTTCGACGCCTGCAGAAAGCTGA
- a CDS encoding CGLD27 family protein, with the protein MAEAVSCPVPPEQRPLEEFQQLSTSWFFSWPVGDEPFLAKSLAISWIMVLPVCLLVASGSWALKQDPPRLVVAGAVSALVLPLFLLMRQWLGWTYVMKRLLSESVDYEESGWYDGQTWEKPLSWREQDLLVARHEVRPILGRLGRAMATAAALMLGGASLCQAL; encoded by the coding sequence ATGGCTGAGGCAGTGTCATGCCCCGTTCCTCCTGAGCAGCGACCCCTCGAGGAATTTCAGCAGTTATCGACGTCTTGGTTTTTCTCTTGGCCGGTGGGCGACGAGCCTTTTCTGGCAAAGAGTCTGGCGATTAGCTGGATCATGGTTCTTCCGGTTTGTTTGTTGGTGGCCAGCGGAAGTTGGGCGTTAAAGCAGGACCCACCTCGATTAGTTGTTGCTGGCGCCGTGTCGGCTCTTGTTCTCCCTTTGTTTTTGCTGATGCGGCAATGGCTGGGTTGGACCTATGTGATGAAACGTTTGCTGAGCGAATCAGTTGATTACGAAGAATCGGGTTGGTACGACGGCCAAACTTGGGAAAAGCCCCTGTCTTGGCGTGAACAGGATCTTTTGGTGGCTCGCCATGAAGTGCGTCCGATTCTCGGGCGTTTGGGGCGTGCCATGGCAACCGCGGCAGCCTTGATGCTTGGCGG